The Vicia villosa cultivar HV-30 ecotype Madison, WI unplaced genomic scaffold, Vvil1.0 ctg.000045F_1_1_2_unsc, whole genome shotgun sequence genome contains a region encoding:
- the LOC131622953 gene encoding uncharacterized protein LOC131622953: MGIKVRKPFCPSFKGVPTSLKILCDNVSGAFVLSESLNRLISLVRTKVDETLLNTMIRFYDPLLHCFTYRDFQLVPTLEEFSSILGLPVLDQMPYTGEEEIPKLEDVAAALHLPRSEIKKVWVNKGDYSGLPIDFLYSQAKILINAASMDALEKVLALLIYGQVLFPRYDKIVDVIAIKIFISNNPVPTLLGNLLHSIHHRSSKGKGCVLGCAPLLHKWFISHLPRSVIKNEEGGTWVQSVMRLSYDDIVWNQKEFEGTHLFDSCGDFPNVPLLRTRGGITYNLILARHQFGFALKDKPRSIYLSSENVDYDSDTTGKKKLFIRAWSKVKKVCTRELGLRSYIPSDIYFRWIYDRVVEYCMPYPSDIPVVPRVTPPVIPVVLEPYVPAPNEDLAATVASLRREKVDLEKRLREVEAEKKC; this comes from the coding sequence ATGGGAATCAAAGTTCGTAAACCTTTCTGCCCCAGCTTCAAGGGAGTACCTACATCTCTGAAGATTCTTTGTGATAATGTCTCTGGTGCTTTTGTGCTTTCCGAATCTCTTAACAGATTAATCAGCCTGGTACGGACCAAAGTGGATGAAACGCTCCTCAACACAATGATCCGGTTTTATGATCCTCTCCTTCATTGCTTTACTTATAGGGACTTTCAATTGGTTCCCACATTAGAGGAATTTTCCTCCATCCTAGGACTACCGGTGCTTGATCAGATGCCTTACACTGGCGAAGAAGAGATTCCTAAGTTGGAAGatgttgctgctgcattgcatttGCCTCGATCAGAAATTAAAAAGGTTTGGGTGAATAAAGGAGACTACAGTGGTTTGCCTATCGACTTCTTATATAGTCAAGCTAAAATCTTGATTAATGCTGCAAGTATGGATGCTCTTGAAAAAGTCCTCGCTCTCCTGATCTATGGGCAAGTCTTGTTTCCTCGTTATGACAAAATTGTGGATGTGATTGCCATTAAGATCTTCATCAGCAATAATCCGGTTCCTACCTTATTGGGTAACCTGTTGCATTCCATCCATCATCGATCATCTAAAGGGAAAGGCTGCGTTCTTGGATGTGCACCTCTTctacataagtggtttatttctcacttaccccgTTCCgtaataaagaatgaagaaggtgggACTTGGGTTCAGAGTGTCATGAGGCTTTCATACGACGATATCGTTTGGAaccaaaaagagtttgaaggaacccatttgtttgatagttgtggagacttCCCAAATGTACCTCTTCTTCGTACTCGAggaggaataacttataatctcatattagctcgacatcagtttggtttcgcTTTGAAAGACAAGCCTCGCTCCATATATCTCAGCTCGGAAAATGTTGATTACGATTCAGATACAACCGGAAAAAAGAAGTTGTTTATTAGAGCTTGGTCCAAGGTAAAGAAAGTATGCACGAGAGAATTGGGACTAAGGAGCTACATCCCTTCAGATATTTATTTTAGGTGGATTTATGATCGAGTTGTTGAGTATTGTATGCCATATCCATCTGATATCCCTGTTGTGCCAAGGGTTACCCCTCCGGTCATTCCTGTGGTTTTGGAGCCTTATGTTCCCGCTCCAAATGAAGACCTTGCTGCTACCGTTGCTTCCTTAAGAAGAGAAAAGGTTGATCTTGAAAAGCGCTTACGTGAGGTTGAGGCTGAAAAAAAGTGTTAG